A genomic region of Eucalyptus grandis isolate ANBG69807.140 chromosome 5, ASM1654582v1, whole genome shotgun sequence contains the following coding sequences:
- the LOC120293923 gene encoding phospholipase A1-IIgamma-like, which yields MGGGSSRPWTELSGETNWKDMLDPLDEDLRMYLIHYGERVQAIYDAYNGQEESGDGYGMPLYPMDKLFSEVGLETDNNKFRYEVTRYFYVPSHATFLVQPDRSWAGYVAVSTDEGTQALGRRDILVTWRGTANLLESIEDIRDDLAPATNIFKDDTDTKIHAGFLDLYTKSDLLNEYTRRSARDQVLREVRKQVDLYAGKGETISITVAGHSLGAALATINALDIVTNGYNAPTDHPENACLVTAFPFASPKVGDENFQAKFLSSEKLRALRVTNALDIVPFTPPIRYYHVGEQLLVDSRKSPDLKPLYSGLTGAMAIGHMLETCLHLIAGTQGIDSDEFNVGERRGIALVNKGMDALKDERKIPAYWLVAKNKNMVQDEVTGDWSLAPPYIPPPPEDN from the exons ATGGGAGGCGGCAGCTCAAGGCCATGGACCGAGCTCAGCGGCGAGACCAACTGGAAGGACATGTTGGATCCTCTCGACGAGGATCTCCGGATGTACCTCATACACTACGGAGAACGAGTCCAAGCCATCTACGACGCGTACAACGGCCAGGAGGAGTCTGGAGACGGCTACGGCATGCCCCTGTACCCGATGGACAAGCTCTTCTCTGAAGTGGGTCTCGAGACGGACAACAACAAGTTCAGGTATGAGGTGACCCGGTACTTCTACGTGCCGTCGCACGCTACCTTTCTGGTGCAGCCGGACAGGTCTTGGGCCGGGTATGTAGCAGTGAGCACCGACGAGGGGACCCAGGCATTAGGGAGAAGGGACATTTTGGTCACTTGGAGAGGAACGGCGAATCTCCTGGAGTCCATAGAAGATATTCGAGATGATTTGGCCCCGGCGACCAACATTTTCAAGGACGACACCGATACTAAGATTCACGCTGGTTTTTTAGATTTGTATACGAAGTCGGATCTTCTAAATGAGTACACAAGGCGTAGTGCCAGAGACCAA GTTCTAAGGGAGGTCCGGAAGCAAGTCGATCTCTATGCCGGCAAAGGTGAGACAATCAGCATAACAGTGGCCGGCCACAGCCTGGGCGCGGCTTTGGCAACGATCAATGCGCTGGACATCGTGACCAATGGCTACAACGCGCCCACCGACCACCCCGAGAATGCCTGTCTCGTGACCGCGTTCCCCTTCGCCAGCCCCAAGGTCGGGGACGAGAACTTCCAGGCGAAGTTCTTGTCGTCCGAGAAGCTCCGCGCCCTTCGAGTGACCAACGCCCTTGATATCGTTCCCTTCACCCCTCCAATCAGATATTACCACGTCGGAGAACAGCTGCTGGTCGACTCGCGCAAGTCCCCGGACCTGAAGCCTCTCTACAGCGGTCTGACTGGCGCCATGGCAATCGGGCATATGTTGGAGACGTGCCTGCATCTAATCGCGGGCACACAAGGCATCGATAGCGACGAATTCAATGTTGGCGAGCGTCGCGGGATTGCGCTGGTGAACAAGGGAATGGATGCTCTGaaggatgaaagaaaaattccggCTTATTGGTTGGTGGcgaagaacaagaacatggTCCAGGATGAGGTCACTGGAGACTGGAGTTTGGCCCCTCCGTACATCCCACCTCCACCAGAAGATAATTAG